A single genomic interval of Lathyrus oleraceus cultivar Zhongwan6 chromosome 7, CAAS_Psat_ZW6_1.0, whole genome shotgun sequence harbors:
- the LOC127102339 gene encoding uncharacterized protein LOC127102339 — MHLEKLDVNNAFLHGDLNEKVCNTMPKGHKLLRLSPTIKISKSGHILKYDLTCFKERLKRYLRAYGFQTLYSKGIFRTSLGCLGKHAAEGEGASVVENVLFPEPGENMVSRFVFADQVEMSLREVDQEILVGACVFSKIDLRSGYHQIRVKPEDIPNTAFRTRYGHYEYSVISFDVYNAPSVFMEYMNIIFHPYLD, encoded by the exons ATGCATCTAGAAAAATTAGATGTTAATAATGCATTTCTTCATGGAGATCTAAATGAAAAAGTTTGTAATACCATGCCCAAAGGTCATAAACTTCTTCGTTTATCTCCCACCATAAAG ATTTCAAAATCTGGGCATATACTTAAATATGATCTAACATGTTTCAAAGAGAGATTGAAGAGATATTTAAGGGCTTACGGATTTCAAACTCTATATTCTAAGGGTATTTTTCGAACTTCACTAGGATGT TTGGGTAAGCATGCTGCTGAGGGTGAGGGTGCAAGTGTTGTTGAGAATGTATTATTTCCTGAACCCGGAGAGAATATGGTTTCGAGATTCGTGTTTGCCGATCAAGTTGAGATGTCTTTAAGGGAGGTTGATCAG GAGATATTGGTAGGTGCTTGTGTTTTTAGCAAGATTGATCTGAGATCAGGATACCATCAGATTCGAGTGAAGCCTGAAGATATTCCAAATACTGCTTTTAGAACCCGATATGGCCACTATGAGTACTCAGTGATTTCGTTCGATGTGTATAATGCGCCAAGCGtgttcatggagtatatgaatatAATCTTCCATCCTTATTTGGATTAG